A single region of the Paramicrobacterium fandaimingii genome encodes:
- a CDS encoding N-acetylglucosamine kinase, which yields MLHIGIDAGGTSTRATVVTTDGECVGYAEGSGGNPISSGKQQASDAVVSATEAALDRAGATLADVGEIVAAMAGNSAAESTEWLTDPLFSRGFGGTLSWESDLLATYFSGAFSSFGYAVVSGTGAAVIRVENGSIASTTDGLGWLLGDLGSGFWIGHQVALAVMAEFDGRGPATALTPRLLDMMSVRTDGPNTQGRPAVLPRLITELYRLRPVELAQFAPLAFAEPLDDVARGILHEAGALLAHSVATAHTSPGPLVIGGSVLAQSGHLAESFSSHLARQGITPDIVRVADGAVGSAVLALRKLGVEITDGVFRTVTASVAARR from the coding sequence ATGCTTCATATCGGCATTGACGCTGGCGGAACGTCGACGAGAGCGACGGTTGTGACGACAGACGGCGAGTGCGTTGGCTATGCCGAGGGCTCGGGCGGAAACCCGATCTCATCAGGAAAGCAACAGGCATCTGACGCGGTTGTCTCCGCAACGGAGGCCGCACTTGATCGCGCAGGAGCGACACTCGCCGACGTTGGCGAGATCGTCGCTGCAATGGCTGGAAACAGCGCAGCAGAATCCACGGAATGGCTCACCGACCCCCTCTTCTCTCGCGGGTTCGGCGGAACGCTCTCGTGGGAATCTGATCTTCTTGCAACATATTTTTCCGGGGCATTTTCATCGTTCGGCTACGCCGTCGTCTCGGGAACCGGCGCCGCGGTGATCCGAGTTGAGAACGGCAGCATCGCCAGCACGACGGACGGGCTGGGATGGCTGCTCGGCGACCTCGGCAGCGGCTTCTGGATCGGGCACCAGGTTGCCCTCGCCGTCATGGCCGAGTTCGACGGCCGCGGGCCTGCGACGGCGCTGACGCCTCGGCTGCTCGACATGATGAGTGTGCGCACAGACGGACCAAACACGCAGGGCAGACCGGCTGTGCTCCCCCGGCTGATCACCGAGCTGTACCGCCTGCGTCCCGTGGAGCTTGCCCAGTTTGCGCCGCTGGCGTTTGCCGAACCCCTCGACGACGTTGCACGAGGCATCCTCCATGAGGCAGGGGCGCTTCTCGCGCACTCGGTGGCGACCGCGCACACGTCGCCTGGCCCGCTTGTCATCGGCGGAAGCGTGCTGGCGCAGTCGGGCCACCTCGCCGAGAGTTTTTCATCACACCTCGCCAGGCAGGGCATCACTCCCGACATCGTCCGCGTTGCCGATGGCGCTGTCGGCTCGGCCGTGCTCGCGCTGAGAAAGCTCGGCGTCGAGATCACAGACGGTGTCTTCCGCACGGTGACCGCAAGTGTCGCCGCGCGACGCTGA
- a CDS encoding MurR/RpiR family transcriptional regulator, with protein MVSQVPHGEDGMTVSSRVQASLPDMPAAMVKIAEVLLETPSAPIELSITELAEKAGTSAATVTRFCRVIGYSGYTQFRVGVASDIGRGDAHESWRADIGREFHPEDTPREVVRTLLNEHVRALETTARLVDLDDVQSVARAIATCRHLDIYGIGGSGVMAEELQARLYRIGVSAHYWQEVHGGLTSAALQSKNSVAIGISNSGRTDETIQMLSQAASAGAFTIAITHESTSPLATVADVTIGTAAPDPYLQPDDLSAKHSQLMVLDLLYLLVAQETFADTATRLAASAMAVSGHRRPQRPSRKNDRPTLRVKEPTE; from the coding sequence ATGGTGTCACAGGTTCCACACGGCGAAGACGGTATGACCGTGTCGAGCCGTGTGCAGGCAAGCCTGCCAGACATGCCCGCGGCCATGGTGAAGATCGCCGAGGTTCTGCTCGAGACGCCGTCAGCGCCAATTGAGCTGTCGATAACCGAGCTCGCTGAAAAGGCGGGAACGTCGGCCGCGACGGTGACGCGCTTCTGTCGAGTGATCGGCTACTCCGGGTACACGCAGTTTCGCGTCGGCGTCGCCTCTGACATCGGCCGCGGCGACGCGCACGAATCGTGGCGGGCCGACATCGGCCGCGAATTTCACCCCGAAGACACCCCGCGCGAGGTGGTGCGCACGCTTCTCAACGAGCACGTGCGCGCGCTCGAGACAACGGCGAGGCTCGTCGACCTCGACGACGTGCAGAGCGTCGCGCGCGCGATCGCCACATGCAGGCACCTCGACATCTACGGCATCGGCGGCAGCGGAGTGATGGCCGAAGAGCTGCAGGCCCGTCTGTATCGCATCGGCGTGAGCGCGCACTACTGGCAAGAGGTGCATGGTGGACTCACGAGCGCAGCCCTGCAGTCGAAGAACTCCGTTGCGATTGGAATCTCCAACTCGGGGCGCACGGATGAAACCATCCAGATGCTGTCTCAGGCGGCATCCGCTGGTGCCTTCACCATCGCGATCACGCACGAATCGACGTCGCCGCTTGCCACTGTTGCCGATGTGACGATCGGCACAGCCGCCCCCGACCCTTACCTGCAGCCCGACGATCTTTCGGCAAAGCACTCCCAGCTCATGGTGCTCGACCTGCTGTATCTGCTCGTTGCGCAAGAGACCTTCGCCGACACCGCAACGCGACTCGCGGCATCCGCTATGGCCGTGTCTGGGCACCGCCGACCGCAACGACCATCCCGCAAGAACGACAGACCGACACTTCGCGTCAAGGAGCCAACCGAATGA
- a CDS encoding sugar isomerase domain-containing protein has translation MTVTPTDFLAEATTRLTQLAADAEAGGLDDAIALMVDAINAGGVVQAFGTGHSEAFAMEIAGRAGGLIPTNKIALRDVALYGSRSPHELAGSALERETSVVDELFDVSLMGPKDVFIIASNSGVNGSIVGVALKARELGHPVIAVTSLQHTAAVEPKHSSGKRLSEIADVVIDNLAPYGDATLELSGGVSAGAISSITAAFIAQLLTLGVAQRLSESGDVPPMYISANIPGGDEHNHALEDLYRDRIRRSA, from the coding sequence ATGACCGTGACACCGACCGACTTTCTCGCCGAGGCGACAACGCGACTCACGCAACTGGCGGCGGACGCCGAGGCGGGAGGCCTCGACGACGCGATCGCGCTGATGGTCGACGCCATCAACGCGGGCGGTGTCGTGCAGGCATTCGGAACCGGACACTCCGAAGCGTTCGCCATGGAGATCGCCGGCCGGGCCGGAGGCCTCATTCCGACGAACAAGATCGCATTGCGCGATGTCGCGCTCTACGGCAGCCGCAGTCCGCACGAACTTGCCGGCTCGGCGCTCGAACGCGAGACATCCGTCGTCGACGAGCTTTTCGATGTGTCGCTCATGGGCCCGAAAGATGTTTTCATCATTGCCTCAAACTCTGGCGTCAACGGCTCCATCGTCGGTGTCGCGCTCAAGGCGAGAGAACTGGGACACCCGGTGATCGCGGTGACGAGCCTGCAGCATACGGCCGCTGTCGAGCCGAAGCACTCAAGCGGCAAGCGTCTCAGCGAGATCGCCGATGTTGTCATCGACAACCTCGCGCCATACGGCGATGCGACCCTCGAACTGAGCGGAGGCGTGAGCGCGGGCGCGATTTCGTCGATCACTGCGGCGTTCATCGCCCAGCTGCTGACGCTCGGCGTCGCCCAGAGGCTCTCTGAGTCGGGGGATGTTCCCCCGATGTACATCTCGGCGAACATCCCTGGAGGTGACGAGCACAACCATGCACTGGAGGATCTGTATCGCGATCGGATCCGCCGCAGCGCCTGA
- the ngcE gene encoding N-acetylglucosamine/diacetylchitobiose ABC transporter substrate-binding protein: protein MNIENVSVNRRNILRGAVAAAVLIPFSTTLASCATGGGGGGGGGGAKGDVTADNPFGMAADSKVDAVIFDGGYGVDYVEYAAKILDKNHDGATTKISASTKITQELQPRFVGGNPPDLIDNSGADSIGFSTIMDQIEDLTDVIDAKNLEGDTIRDTLYAGALDPGTFGDKFAAVNYVMTIYGVWYSASLFKEKGWDVPTTWADLKDLGAKAKEDGKYLFCWGKEAATYYQTMSIGAAIKQGGDEVRLALENLEEDCWSKQAIQDVFSAFKEIIDAGYVKPGGAGTQFTAAQAQWSQDQAAILYPSGSWIENEMKDQTKDGFEMTGFPTPALDSNSSMPTESVRATAGEPFIVPSQANNPAGGKELLRVMLSKDAATNFAKKKLAPTVVKGLVPDDGFGSTALVSQTKMLDAAGSNIYNWKFVDLYGMNGDQLTLWNQFLAGKMSVADLTAGLQKITDKVRNDDSIDKVEVK from the coding sequence ATGAACATCGAAAATGTCTCTGTTAATCGCAGGAACATCCTGCGTGGAGCGGTTGCAGCAGCGGTGCTGATTCCGTTCTCCACAACACTCGCTTCATGTGCCACCGGCGGCGGTGGAGGCGGAGGCGGCGGCGGCGCAAAGGGCGACGTCACCGCCGACAACCCGTTCGGCATGGCGGCCGATTCGAAGGTCGACGCCGTCATCTTCGACGGCGGCTACGGCGTTGACTACGTTGAGTATGCAGCGAAGATTCTCGACAAGAACCACGACGGCGCCACGACGAAGATCTCGGCATCGACGAAGATCACGCAGGAGCTTCAGCCGCGGTTCGTCGGTGGAAACCCACCCGACCTGATCGACAACTCCGGCGCTGACAGCATCGGGTTCAGCACAATCATGGATCAGATCGAAGACCTCACCGATGTGATAGACGCCAAGAACCTCGAGGGCGACACGATTCGCGACACGCTCTACGCTGGTGCGCTCGACCCGGGCACCTTTGGAGACAAGTTCGCTGCGGTGAACTACGTCATGACGATTTACGGCGTGTGGTACTCCGCAAGCCTCTTCAAAGAGAAGGGCTGGGACGTCCCCACAACGTGGGCGGATCTCAAAGATCTCGGTGCCAAGGCAAAGGAAGACGGCAAGTACCTGTTCTGCTGGGGCAAGGAAGCCGCCACCTACTACCAGACAATGTCGATCGGTGCCGCGATCAAGCAGGGCGGCGACGAAGTGCGTCTTGCCCTGGAGAACCTTGAGGAGGACTGCTGGTCGAAGCAGGCGATTCAGGATGTCTTCTCCGCCTTCAAGGAGATCATCGATGCCGGGTACGTGAAGCCGGGCGGTGCTGGAACGCAGTTCACTGCCGCGCAAGCACAGTGGAGCCAGGACCAGGCGGCGATCCTTTACCCCTCGGGCTCGTGGATTGAGAACGAGATGAAGGATCAGACGAAGGACGGCTTCGAGATGACGGGGTTCCCCACTCCGGCTCTCGACTCAAATTCGTCGATGCCGACTGAATCTGTGCGTGCAACGGCCGGTGAGCCGTTCATCGTGCCGTCGCAGGCAAATAACCCCGCGGGCGGCAAGGAACTCCTGCGGGTGATGCTCTCGAAGGATGCCGCAACGAACTTCGCGAAGAAGAAGCTGGCGCCGACGGTCGTGAAGGGCCTTGTTCCCGACGACGGCTTCGGTTCAACGGCGCTCGTGTCGCAGACCAAGATGCTGGATGCCGCGGGTTCCAACATCTACAACTGGAAGTTCGTCGACCTCTACGGCATGAACGGTGACCAGCTGACGCTGTGGAACCAGTTCCTCGCCGGAAAGATGAGCGTCGCCGACCTGACAGCGGGTCTGCAGAAGATCACAGACAAGGTTCGCAACGACGACTCCATCGACAAGGTGGAAGTCAAGTGA
- a CDS encoding carbohydrate ABC transporter permease, which translates to MGKAGGQKTPRRRRRKLTFDYVSFMAVFLGLPLAIFIIFVISPFVQAAYYSLTDWSGFSQTMNFIGVQNYINLFQDDQFLKAMGNNIFLAILVPLITLSLALLFATMITVGGPSHGQTRGLKGSSFYRVVSFFPYVIPGIIIGLMWAQIFGPDGLVNGFLQMFGLNMFESFPWLGDERTAMGVSIFVIIWGFVGFYMVLFIASIKGIPAETFEAVRLDGAGRFRTAVSITIPLIRDNIQTAYIYVGIMALDAFVYMAALNPNGGPANSTLVMSQYLFEAAFSHGKFGYASAMGVILAIITLLFAAIVFTVNHLAGGKEDGGKR; encoded by the coding sequence ATGGGTAAGGCGGGGGGTCAAAAGACTCCCCGCCGGCGCCGGCGTAAGCTCACGTTCGATTATGTGAGCTTCATGGCGGTGTTTCTCGGACTACCTTTGGCGATCTTCATCATCTTCGTCATCTCGCCGTTCGTCCAGGCCGCGTATTACTCCCTGACCGACTGGTCCGGTTTCTCGCAGACGATGAACTTCATCGGTGTGCAGAACTACATCAACCTTTTTCAGGACGATCAGTTCTTGAAAGCGATGGGGAACAACATTTTCCTCGCGATCCTCGTCCCCCTCATCACGCTTTCCCTCGCCCTGCTCTTCGCGACGATGATCACCGTCGGAGGGCCAAGCCATGGTCAGACGCGTGGGCTCAAAGGCTCGAGCTTCTACCGCGTTGTCTCGTTCTTCCCGTATGTCATTCCCGGAATCATCATCGGATTGATGTGGGCGCAGATCTTCGGTCCAGACGGGCTCGTGAATGGGTTTCTGCAAATGTTCGGGCTCAACATGTTTGAGTCATTCCCCTGGCTTGGAGACGAGCGCACGGCGATGGGGGTTTCCATCTTCGTGATCATTTGGGGATTCGTCGGTTTCTACATGGTGCTCTTCATCGCGTCGATCAAGGGAATCCCCGCCGAGACGTTTGAAGCAGTTCGACTCGACGGTGCCGGGCGGTTCCGCACGGCTGTCTCGATCACGATCCCGCTGATTCGCGACAACATCCAGACGGCATACATTTACGTCGGCATCATGGCGCTGGATGCCTTCGTGTACATGGCGGCGCTCAACCCGAACGGTGGCCCCGCCAACTCAACGCTCGTGATGAGCCAGTACCTGTTCGAGGCGGCATTCTCACACGGCAAGTTCGGCTACGCCAGCGCCATGGGTGTCATTCTCGCCATCATCACGCTCTTGTTCGCCGCCATCGTGTTCACAGTGAACCACCTGGCCGGAGGTAAGGAAGACGGGGGCAAGCGATGA
- a CDS encoding carbohydrate ABC transporter permease: MLIIWSIIVVVPMLWTLMTSFKTTREIFASPFALPAEWNFNNYVSAWTEYDIGGMFLNTVLVVGSALVIVMVLGAMCAYVLARFTFPGSRAIYYLMLAGLTFPVFLAIVPLFFILKNMGLLNTLPGLTLTYVAFALPFTVFFLFAFFKGLPDEIQEAAYVDGASEWRTFFQVMLPMARPGMASVAIFNFLGLWNQFLLPIALNTDKDKYVLSQGMASFASSAGYAVNFGALFAAVIITITPVLIVYVIFQRQLQGSVSQGTMK; the protein is encoded by the coding sequence ATGCTGATCATCTGGTCGATCATCGTCGTTGTGCCGATGCTCTGGACTCTCATGACGTCGTTCAAGACGACGCGCGAGATCTTTGCGTCGCCGTTTGCGCTCCCTGCTGAGTGGAACTTCAACAACTACGTGTCGGCGTGGACGGAATACGACATTGGCGGGATGTTCCTGAACACCGTTCTCGTCGTCGGATCCGCGCTGGTGATCGTGATGGTGCTCGGGGCGATGTGCGCATACGTGCTTGCACGATTTACGTTCCCCGGCAGCCGAGCGATCTACTATCTGATGCTCGCAGGCCTCACCTTTCCGGTGTTCCTTGCGATCGTGCCGTTGTTCTTCATCTTGAAGAACATGGGGCTCTTGAACACGCTTCCCGGTCTGACGCTGACATACGTTGCCTTCGCGCTTCCCTTCACCGTCTTCTTCCTTTTCGCGTTCTTCAAGGGGCTTCCCGACGAGATCCAAGAGGCGGCCTACGTTGACGGGGCAAGCGAGTGGCGCACGTTCTTCCAGGTCATGCTGCCCATGGCACGGCCGGGAATGGCGTCGGTTGCGATCTTCAACTTCCTTGGGTTGTGGAACCAGTTCCTTCTGCCGATCGCGTTGAACACTGACAAGGACAAGTACGTGCTCTCGCAGGGAATGGCCTCGTTCGCGTCATCCGCGGGTTATGCGGTGAACTTCGGAGCGCTTTTCGCTGCAGTGATCATCACGATCACGCCGGTGCTCATCGTGTACGTGATCTTCCAGCGTCAGCTGCAGGGTTCCGTGTCGCAGGGCACGATGAAGTAG
- a CDS encoding carbohydrate ABC transporter permease: protein MSQATQSDLSNGIAHKTRAGGTPQAKGTTFVLGRTAKYALLLFFVIIVLMPVYVLLVTSFKPPADVNPETSWGFPVRWPWESINGGPTGFDNWVTAWDALAPALGRTFLLAIPAALIAAMLGSMNGFVLSRWRFPHASLVFTLILFGMFIPYQAVLTPLVQMKTELGLPSNISTLLIVHVIYGLPICTLIFRNYYEGVPIELLEASRMDGAGMLRSYASIILPLSMPGFVVTIIWQFTSAWNDYLFALFLTDVQGGPVSLALNNLAQGAQLANYGAAMAGALIASFPTLLVYIILGKYFIGGLMSGSVKS, encoded by the coding sequence ATGAGCCAGGCAACGCAGTCCGACCTCTCCAATGGCATCGCTCACAAAACCCGGGCCGGCGGTACGCCGCAGGCGAAGGGCACGACGTTCGTGCTCGGCCGCACGGCGAAGTACGCGCTCCTGCTGTTCTTCGTCATCATCGTGCTCATGCCGGTGTACGTGCTGCTCGTTACGAGCTTCAAGCCACCGGCCGACGTCAACCCCGAAACGTCGTGGGGGTTCCCCGTGCGGTGGCCGTGGGAGTCGATCAACGGCGGGCCAACGGGCTTCGACAACTGGGTGACCGCGTGGGACGCCCTCGCTCCCGCGCTCGGACGCACATTCCTGCTGGCCATTCCGGCGGCGCTCATTGCCGCGATGCTCGGCTCGATGAACGGCTTTGTTCTCTCACGCTGGCGGTTCCCGCACGCGAGCCTCGTGTTCACGCTGATCCTCTTCGGCATGTTCATTCCATATCAGGCTGTTCTGACGCCGCTTGTGCAGATGAAGACCGAACTCGGCCTTCCGAGCAACATCTCGACGCTTCTGATCGTTCACGTCATCTATGGCCTGCCGATTTGCACGCTCATCTTCCGCAACTACTACGAAGGTGTTCCGATCGAGCTTCTTGAGGCGTCGAGAATGGACGGCGCGGGGATGCTGCGCAGCTATGCGTCCATCATCCTGCCGCTGTCGATGCCCGGCTTCGTCGTGACGATCATCTGGCAGTTCACGAGTGCGTGGAATGACTACCTGTTCGCGCTCTTCCTCACCGACGTTCAGGGCGGCCCTGTATCGCTCGCGTTGAACAACCTTGCGCAGGGTGCCCAGCTCGCCAACTACGGTGCGGCGATGGCCGGAGCGCTCATTGCCTCCTTCCCGACGCTTCTCGTGTACATCATTCTCGGGAAGTACTTCATCGGCGGTCTCATGAGCGGGTCGGTCAAGAGCTAG